TCGAGGTACTCACCGACGCCGTCGCTGTTGGACGTCCATTGACACGTCGACAGCTGCGCACATTGCGGGTTCATGGTGATACTGCCGCCAAGGAAGGCGTCGCACTACGGGCGTTGCTCGACCTGTACTTGTCCTCGGCCTGGCGCCTGTGGCGCGAGCTCCCCGCAGTGGTGGACGCCGCCGGGAACCCCAGCGCCGTCGTGACCGCCGGTGAAGTGATGTTGCATGCCGTCGACGATGCGGTGGCAGAGCTTGCGGAGGCGTATCAGCTCGCTCGTAGAGCGTTGGTGCGTGCCGAGGTGTCCGCTCGACGCGAGTTCGTCGACGATCTGCTCTCGGGCAGCGCCGATATCTCAGGAGTGCTGGGTCGCGCGGAGTCGTTCGGACTGGACTTGACCGGACCACACGCTGTCGTGGTCGTAGAGGCGATGTCCCCGTTCACCGACGATGCTTCGATGATCACCGACGTCGAGCGCGCGATCGCCGGGAGCAAAGGTGACACCGAGACCTTGGTCGCCAGCAAGGAAGGCCGTCTCGTCGTCGTGTTCGCGGCGCCCGACCATCATGCGGTGAAACTGGTGACCGAACGTGTCCGAAGCACGGTCGGCCAAGTTCACGGCACCGATGGGTGGACTCAACGTTTGGGAGTGGGACGTCCTGGTCAGAGCGCTGCCGGGGTGGCGTCCTCCTACCGCGAGGCACTCGACGCGCTCGACCTGGCGGGCAAACTCGGGCTCGACACACCGGTGTTGGATGCGCGAGACCTGCTGGTGTATCGAGTGTTGCTCGATGACCG
This region of Rhodococcus sp. PAMC28707 genomic DNA includes:
- a CDS encoding helix-turn-helix domain-containing protein; this encodes MPTRSDAPDPDGKYQQVADLAAADAGGLSTELLGNFLEVLTDAVAVGRPLTRRQLRTLRVHGDTAAKEGVALRALLDLYLSSAWRLWRELPAVVDAAGNPSAVVTAGEVMLHAVDDAVAELAEAYQLARRALVRAEVSARREFVDDLLSGSADISGVLGRAESFGLDLTGPHAVVVVEAMSPFTDDASMITDVERAIAGSKGDTETLVASKEGRLVVVFAAPDHHAVKLVTERVRSTVGQVHGTDGWTQRLGVGRPGQSAAGVASSYREALDALDLAGKLGLDTPVLDARDLLVYRVLLDDRPAITDLVETVLTPLLAARGGAVPLLRTLFAYFESGGNSAMTARSMHLSVRAVTYRLARVAELTGHDVNHPSERFALQTAVFGAKLLDWPTSTASQS